The Candidatus Methylomirabilota bacterium genome contains the following window.
CAATCCCACCGGACTGACCATGCCCGCGGCGGCGCGGCGCCGGCTCCTCGACGTCGCCGCGCGGCACCGGCTGCCCATCGTGGAGGACGGCTTTGACGGCACGCTCTTCTATGGCGAGCGTCCGCCCGCGCCCCTCAAGGCCGCGGATGCTTCGGGGCAGGTGATCTACCTCGGGACCTTTTCCAAGATCCTTTTCCCGGGGCTGCGCCTCGGGTGGATCGTGGCCTCGCCGGAGCTCATCGAGCGCCTGGACATGGCCAAGCAGTTGGCGGACATCCACACGAGCCCGCTCATCCAGGCCGCGGTGTATCACTTCTGCCGGCAGCGCTTGCTCGATCGCCATCAGGCGCGAGTGCTGCGTGAGTACGCGCGACGGCGCGGGGCGCTCCTGGCCGCCCTCGGCCGACGCATGCCCGAAGGCGTCCGCTGGACGGAGACCCAGGGCGGGTTCTCGCTTTTCGTCGAGCTGCCTGAGGGCATGGAGACGACCGCGCTGCTGCCTCGCGCTGTCGAGCGCGGCGTGGCCTTCACGCCGGGCAACGCCTTCTTCGCCGACGGCGGGGGCGAGCGGACGTTGCGGCTGTCGTTCTCGGCGGTACCCTTCGCGCAGATCGAAGAGGGCGTGCGGCGCCTCGCCGACAGCATTCGCGAGCTCGGACGGCACCCGGAGCGGAGCGCCCGCGAGCGCGGGCCCGCCGTGCCCCTGGTCTGAGGGTCGACCCATGCCAGGGGTGAGCGGAGACGTGCCGATGGACTTCGAGACCCTTGCCGCGCGCGGCGGCCGCGACGTTCCCTCGGCCAGCCGACCGCTCACGGCGCCTATCTATCAGACCAATGTCTACGTCTTCGAAGACATGGACACGGTGGAGTCGGTCTGGGAGGGGAAGAAGTCGGGCTTCGTCTACGGCCGCTACGGGACCGCCAATCACATGATGCTGGAAGATCTGGTGGCGGGACTCGAGGGAGCCGAGGCCGCCGTCGCCTGCGCCTCAGGCATGGGCGCGACCACGGCGCTCCTCCTCGGGCTCTTCACCGCAGGCGATCACATCGTGTCCGCCCGCGATCTCTACGGCTCCACCACGGCATTTCTCGACGACGAGGGCCGCCGGCTCGGCATCGACACCGTCTTCGTCGACGCTACCGATCCTGCCCTCCTGCTGGGAGCGCTGCGGCCGAACACACGCGCCGTCTTCGTCGAGTCGCTCTCGAACCCCCTGCTGCGCATGGTCGATCTGGAGGCGGTCGCCGCGCCGCTCGCCGAGCGCGGCATCGAGCTCATCGTCGACTCCTCGCTGGCTTCGCCCGCCGTGATGCGCCCGCTCGAGTACGGGGCGACCATCGTGATGCACAGCCTGACCAAGTTCATCTCGGGGCATGGCGACGTCACGGGCGGCATTGTCCTGGGCAGCAAGGTGACCATGGACCGCGTGCGCGCCGCCATGATTCGCGCGGGGACGAACCTGGGTCCCTTCGACGCGTGGCTCGCCACGCGCGGGGCGCGGACCTTGAGCGTACGCGTGGAGAGGCAGTCCGCGAATGCCCTCGCCCTCGCCCGCTTCCTCGAGGCGCACCCGGCCGTCGAGCGCGTGTATTACCCTGGGCTCGACTCGCATCCGCAGCGCGCTC
Protein-coding sequences here:
- a CDS encoding PLP-dependent aspartate aminotransferase family protein, whose amino-acid sequence is MDFETLAARGGRDVPSASRPLTAPIYQTNVYVFEDMDTVESVWEGKKSGFVYGRYGTANHMMLEDLVAGLEGAEAAVACASGMGATTALLLGLFTAGDHIVSARDLYGSTTAFLDDEGRRLGIDTVFVDATDPALLLGALRPNTRAVFVESLSNPLLRMVDLEAVAAPLAERGIELIVDSSLASPAVMRPLEYGATIVMHSLTKFISGHGDVTGGIVLGSKVTMDRVRAAMIRAGTNLGPFDAWLATRGARTLSVRVERQSANALALARFLEAHPAVERVYYPGLDSHPQRALAKRQMPGPTGAILSLDLKGGALAVERFMKRSRLMEFAPSFADVATTWTYPARTSHRRVSDETKREIGIGAGLIRVSVGLEKVEDLVGDMKEALA